The following are encoded in a window of Physeter macrocephalus isolate SW-GA chromosome 9, ASM283717v5, whole genome shotgun sequence genomic DNA:
- the LOC102982813 gene encoding LOW QUALITY PROTEIN: olfactory receptor 13D1 (The sequence of the model RefSeq protein was modified relative to this genomic sequence to represent the inferred CDS: inserted 2 bases in 1 codon): MLCLIMYMIILLENSLLIIISILDSRLHTPMYFFLGNVSFLDICYTSSILLMLIILTSERKSISFIGCVLQMVVSLGLGSIGCVLLAVTAYDQXVAICNPLRYPIIMNRVLYVHMATWSWIIGCLNSLVQTVLTMVLPFCGNNITDHLTCEILALLKLICSDITINALIMTVASIILLMIPLLLIFVSYVFILSSILRINSAEGRKKAFSTCLAHLTVVILFYGSALFMYMKPKSKDTNISDEIIGLSCGVVTPMLNPIIYSLRNKKLKEAVKKVLS; this comes from the exons ATGCTCTGCCTCATCATGTACATGATAATCCTCCTGGAAAATAGCCTCCTCATTATCATCAGCATATTGGATTCTCGCCTCCATACCCCCATGTACTTCTTCCTTGGGAACGTCTCATTCTTAGACATCTGTTACACATCATCCATTCTTCTAATGCTCATCATACTTACGTCTGAGAGAAAATCCATCTCTTTCATTGGCTGTGTTCTTCAGATGGTTGTCTCCCTTGGGTTGGGATCCATTGGGTGTGTCCTCCTGGCTGTGACGGCCTATGATCA TGTGGCCATTTGCAACCCACTGAGGTACCCCATCATCATGAACAGGGTGCTGTATGTGCACATGGCTACGTGGTCTTGGATCATAGGCTGTCTGAACTCCTTAGTGCAAACAGTCCTGACAATGGTGTTGCCTTTCTGTGGGAATAACATCACTGACCACCTTACCTGTGAGATCCTGGCCCTTCTTAAACTCATCTGCTCAGATATCACCATCAATGCGCTTATCATGACAGTGGCAAGTATTATTCTATTGATGATTCCTCTGCTGTTAATCTTCGTCTCCTATGTTTTCATCCTCTCTTCCATCCTGAGAATTAATTCTgctgaagggagaaaaaaagcctTTTCTACCTGTTTGGCCCACCTGACTGTGGTCATCTTATTCTATGGTTCAGCCTTATTTATGTACATGAAGCCCAAGTCAAAGGACACAAACATTTCTGATGAGATCATTGGGCTGTCTTGTGGAGTGGTAACCCCGATGTTGAACCCCATCATTTACAGCCTGAGGAATAAGAAGCTGAAAGAAGCTGTGAAGAAAGTCCTGAGCTGA